One window of Vicia villosa cultivar HV-30 ecotype Madison, WI unplaced genomic scaffold, Vvil1.0 ctg.000458F_1_1, whole genome shotgun sequence genomic DNA carries:
- the LOC131628493 gene encoding uncharacterized protein LOC131628493: protein MKLVWSPETALKSYIDTVKLKSCEKFKESGVAELLSSMAAGWNAKFIVECYSHGGPIAASIGLAVAARNTGARHVCIVRDEGTRLHYTKALAEMGVSPPPEIVRGEAETVIKSLDGLDFLVVDCRLRDFARVLKVAKVSTRGAVLACKNAWQRSNFSLFKWNMVLERGTRVVRSVFLPVGMGLDIAYIGGGNGGGGGASSSTSSSKGAPSRWIKCIDQQSGEEHLYRESRF from the exons ATGAAGCTCGTTTGGTCTCCAGAAACTGCCCTAAAATCTTACATAGACACTGTGAAATTGAAATCC tgtgaaAAATTCAAGGAATCTGGGGTAGCTGAGCTTTTATCATCCATGGCAGCCGGATGGAACGCCAAGTTTATCGTCGAATGTTACTCCCACGGCGGCCCGATAGCAGCAAGTATTGGCCTAGCGGTTGCTGCTCGCAACACGGGAGCAAGACATGTGTGCATAGTTCGAGATGAAGGTACAAGGCTACACTACACAAAAGCCCTAGCGGAGATGGGAGTATCCCCGCCACCGGAGATAGTTCGCGGGGAGGCGGAAACGGTGATCAAAAGCCTCGACGGGTTGGATTTTCTCGTGGTGGATTGTAGACTTAGGGATTTTGCTAGGGTTCTTAAGGTTGCAAAAGTTAGTACTAGAGGGGCAGTTTTGGCATGCAAAAATGCATGGCAAAGATCGAATTTTTCTTTGTTTAAATGGAACATGGTTCTTGAAAGAGGCACACGTGTGGTTAGATCAGTGTTTTTGCCGGTTGGAATGGGTTTGGATATTGCTTACATAGGAGGTGGaaatggtggtggtggtggtgcaTCTTCAAGTACTAGTTCTTCAAAGGGTGCTCCTAGCCGTTGGATCAAATGCATAGATCAACAATCAGGAGAAGAACATCTTTATAGAGAGAGTAGGTTTTAA